TCATCTTAATAGTTTTAACTATAATCtagagttaaaattaaattaaaaaagcttctattaactaaaataatgCCCGGGTCTTAGGCTGGGTTAGAAAAGCTTTATCCAGGATCCAGCTCAGGCAAGCAGCTCAGCTTATTGAAAGAACAAGTTGTTAGGGACGAAGGGAAATTACTTTgggaagagaaaagaagaagatatttctcatgtttctcatttctcattaTACTTTCAACTATTTTTTGTAGACAAAACCAGAGAGAAAGGATGAAACTTTCAAGCAGCTAATCTGCCAAAAACCAGGAGCATCATCCTTAAACAAACCACTGTTCTATCCCTCTATTGGTGTCTCACTCCCTCAAGTCACTTCCCCAACCCTCCCTTCTGCCAAGTCCTATCTCTTTCCCAGGTAAATTTGTAGTTTAATGGGTTCTTTTGAAGGTGCTGTCAACAAATAACAGGCCGACAGAGTAGGCATTGTAAGTTGAAAGCTTCATTCCTGGAAGTGCCAGTGCTTGTACAAATGACAAGGCCTTACATTGGCCGTTCCGCAACTTCCAAGTTTGAAGCATCGTCTTTAAAGGACTTCATCAAGTTTTATTTAGTGCTTCTTAAAAGAGAAACAGGAATGAAGTAATTGGAATACTCAAAAGAGAAACTTGGACGAAGTAATTGGAATTTATTTATCCATGATGTATTATTCGAATTAAAGGCATGTACAGTGGATAATTTATAGATATGTAGGAAAGTAATAACAACAAAAGGAAAAGGGAATAtcactattttaaaatttccaaaattaattcccaatcaaaattcaatttcagTAGTAGTAGGTCAAATTAAGTTTTAGTATGCAAAATAAAAATGTGCTAAGGAAAAATAGGCGTAGAAATCTTAAAGGTTGATAGAATGATTAAAAACAATGTCAAAAGTTTACCTACAAAATAAGTGAACGTATATTAAAAGATGGAAGTACCAAACTAAAACAATAGGTTTAGCAGTGAGCAAAAAATACACCCTTATGGGcccttatatttaaaaaaaaaaaaaaagcagtgAGCAAAAAACTGATTAACTGATAGAACTGAACTGAACTAAATTAACTGAAAAAAAACATGGTTAAGTTGGATTTTCAGTTTAAGTATCACTCAAGGCAGTTCATTTAGtcagtaatcggttttgaatttgcaaactgaataaattgaacacattgaatattttttaattaataaaccctAAATTTATATCCATAACCAAGCCCTAATAAATAAATACCGATTACCCATATGAAACCAACCCAACAATTCCAAATCTAAATCAAATTACCCTAATACAAAAcgtacaattaatttaattaatctaaaaaaccCTACCAAGGGTAAATGAGTAAAACACTAAAACATAAAACAGAGGCTTAACAAATCAAACATCTGCTCTAAGCCTCTTCTTCCTTCCAGTCCCCATTCACTGTAAGTTGAGatcttttgttaaatttagttatACAAATTCCATGTTTTTCTTTTGTCATAACAGCTCTTTCGTTATATTTACCAAATCAAACGCTATGTTTCTcttaacaaatatatttaattttattggttcaaatatgtttgttttttttttaaatcggatCTGTCTCTGTTTGTCAAATTCAATAGATAGAAGCTAATCTAAAGTTGAAACAAGGATGGAACTTTTAAGGGTATATAAAGAAATACACTttaaaaagcaaaagcaaaagaaaTCAAAACTGAAAAAACCCACCTAACTGAAGTTCGGTTCAGTTATTTTGGTTGTGGCCGTAGGATAGGTCGATTCAGTTTTAATAGATTTGTCCATTTATTCGGTTATTGATACATAAAAACCAAACCAACCAAATGCATACCTCTAAATAGGCCCAGCTAAATTCTGCAAGTTAACATGTTTGCATCTATTATGATAATAGACAAGACCCAATTTGCATAAATTACATAATAAGATAAAAACTTGGGTGAGAAACAAAGTTCAAAGCAAGATACTTTACCATAGTATGAAGCTTTATGGACTAATAGTTAGCATTCTACAATAAAAACAAATGTTCCCCTCGTAAACTCCTAAGGTGATTAGCAATATAAGACTTCCAAATATCAACATCAATGCAAGAAACATGTCTGCAGatcataaaatgaattaaaagaaatatattgTACTTACACGAATTTGGAATGTATACTCATGGGGAAAAACTGTTAAAACAAGGGAATCTTCAAAATGGAACTTTACGACTGGAAATCCACTATCAACACTGCAAGAGCACATAACAAAAGGAAGCAGCAAGTCTCAAACAAAGTAATTCACAGgaattaatgaaagaaaaagCCAATGATCAGTCCAACAAAAGTATTGACCTTGAGGCAAAGAAATGAAAGAATCAAGGcaaacaaaatataaattaagaattttccatttttttttttttggctagaccatcaataaaaaattatgtttaagcGCAAGAAGGCAGCAATTTATTATAAATCTGTCCTAAGATTTCTGAAAAGCACGAGAGAGCAACagttaaaaagaaaacaagaaacaAAAGTGAAGTAAAAACATGTTCTTGAAAAGTCACAATCACATTGTACATCTTTTTGACAAGAGTGGGATGAAAAATCTATTTATCACTGACTACAATTTTGCCATATTTCTCCAAGTCCTAAGAGAGTTGCAGTAAAACTTTCTAGTCATTCTggttcaaaataaagaaaaatatgcaATAAACATATGTGTTCTTATCTCACAATTTCTTTTACGTAAATCAGTATTGCATGACTGCATTTgactgtttaattttttttccttataacTGCATCCTCGATCAAATGCACATTTTTTATTGTTAGTGTTAGGGAATATAAGGAATAACATCTCAATTTGGAATTGTATATAAAATGAGATATAATATTAAAGCATGAAATGTTCAAATTAAAGTAAACCTTGGGAAATGTAACATTCGGAACATCAGAAATTGCAAACATTGCAGATAAAGCTATTATCCATATCATGAACAAATAAATGATGTGTATTACCGACATATATACCAGAGACTACAATTGCAGTATCTTACCTTCCCGCAAACTgaaaacatgtaaattggtctTCTACAGTATGCAAGTTCAACGCAGGTTGCTGGGAGAGAATCTGTTGACAGAAGAGACGATGTAATTAGTAATGGATAATGTCAAAATCAAAGTAAGATAAGTGGTAATGTTTACCTTTGTCATTAGTGGTTCATAAATTGATGATGGGAGATATGCTAAGGTTGTACCACTATCCACTATTGTTCCCTTTTGATCTCCACTATCAAAAATATCACTTGGAAGTCGCAATAGATCACCACCGACCTCAATATCCTTCATTACAATATTGTAATGTGCCCTAAGAGTGtcgataaaaatatatttatgaatttataaaCCAAAAGACCTGATTGATGAAAAAGAGTAAGACCTTAAACAAAAAGTTGAAAACCACAAGGCAATCCATGAACAAACACAAGTAAATAGCAAAATGGTTTAATTTGTCAATCATGATCATCTAGAAAAATTTTATTCCTGCGTTATGAAAGAAACACAGCATTTATATTGTTTCCCAAGGATAAGATGCACCAGAAACTTGAAAACATTTTAGCTATGAATTAAATCTATACTGCTCTCTTCCTAAATTCCATAAGCCTCATTTGGGACAGAAGAAATTGATAGGATTGATTTGCATTCACTTTGACATGCATAAATAAGAATGAATGCAGACAATAAAAGAAGACACTTTGTAAACTGTTTATCAGAGGGAGTACGACAGATTGAGTTTAACATAGGTGTTTCAGATTAACAATGTAATAGAGATCTATCAAATCCTAGATTTGAATGTAATCATGGTCATCATCCAATATAATAGTCAATGTAAAGAATTACTATAGCCAACAACTTGAAGCGCAATTTGCCATTTACAAATGCTAGTTTGGGGAAGTAAAATACAATTTAGACATTAAACTATGAGATAAAGAAACCACAATATATGCTTATTCCATTCTAAAAAATTGAGCATGACCTAAAGCAGGCAACATTTATGCTTTACAACCAAGCATGCAACAGTGAAACAATCTTGCACCTaattcccccccccccaaaaaaaaaaaaaagcaaaattagGAAGCCCCAACTAGAATTTCTTGGTCATTATCACCCTCAATGAGAAAAAAGTTTAAGCTACAAACCATCAATCATAAAACATAGATATGAAAAAAGAAGCTTTTAAGATAGACCACTTACTGGTTTTGAACCATAGGTGTCCTTTTGACTTTCGGAGATACCACTTCACCAATCGCAAAGATTCCACCTCCCTCTATATTATCCAAACAGTGTGCAAACGATTTTTTTACTTTCCCAGATGCAGCCAGTTGTGAAATTATAGAAGAATTTGCTTGTCCAAATCCTAGTATCCCATCTAGTGCTTCACTTGATGATCCTAATTCCCCAGATTGTCTAGCACCGCACCTAACCACAAAAGGAAATTCTAAACATAAGTAACCAAAAATACACATTAGCAGCAGTTGCAGCAGAACATGTTTCCCTTGACATTGTAAGTTCCGCCCCTACAACAAATACACATCAACAGACTCCACCCATCTCAAATCACTTTTAAAGAACATAAgctatttccctttttattttcttttggtttgGTGGGGGTAGGGGAGTGATTCAATATGTTGAACAACTAGTAGAGAAAGAAAAGGGTAGGCACCAAAAACACATGAAAAACTTGGAACAGAATTTTAAGATAATAAACAAGATTGTCCCAGTCATGACTAAATCCAGTAACCAGTAAGGAACAGAAGAAAGAGGTAGGAGGAAGATCCGCTGAAGAAAAAAGAAGACTCGATTAGTATGTCTTGCAATCCAGGTACCACAAACACAAAGGAATTATGCACATCGCATATTAGTTAATCGATAATTAAATGTGCAAGTGCACAAAAAAAAGTCCTGTTCAAAGAAATTAGAGGCTAAATGAATTAACCCCACATTTTCTGCCTTGTCTGGTAAGATCTTAACCTAAGAGCAGAACTAATATTTCAGCGTAGCAAGACACAATGGTATCTTACATTAGAGCCAAACACTTAGAGAGAACCATAAAACCGTCTTTGTCAGCTATAGCCTCTGACAAGAGTGCCCAACAAATCTATGAATATTTGATTAAGACTTCAAGCCCCAAAATGAAACTACCCATCTATTTGTGCACAATATACATATGTAGGACAAATAATAGTTACAAACTGTTCCTAGGTCAAGACTGAATGAAAACTAGCCTCAAAGCCAAGGCCATGCTCAAGTGAATTATAAACATTTAGCTTCCTAGTAGACCAACCTATAAGGACCATTTTCATGAACAAGGAGAATAAGCAAGTAAGCAACAATAGCAGAAAACTAAGCTGTGTCCTGAAAAATCAGAAACCATCAGAATTCCAACTCACCCGAATACAACAGTCCCATTTGTAGATCTACTTTGAAGGTTACCAGTCACCTGCTCCAGTTTCATATTGTCCTTTACAAAGTATCCAGCTGTTGAGCTTCCATCACCATAAACGACATTATATTGGCACTGAAGATTGGGCTTGCAACCAGGGAGTGGACCATCATATGTTGAAGTACAAAAATCTTGATCACAATAAACCAGGCTTGAAGTGGAGGACTTCTTTGGATCATATAATGTTAATCCTAGCTGCAATAGAGTAACCAAGCAATAAATGTTTTCACTACAAAACTTTATCATAATAAAAAAGAACACAATAGCCACAACTTTAAACTAGACATAGTACTCTACAGAGATTAAGATCAAGTTAAAAAAGGAACATACACCAAGATCACTTTTTGTGGGGCACTTGTCACATCCAGCACAATTCACCCATAGAATGTCACTTCCAGTATCAACTTGCACATAATAGTCCTTTGATGGATTTCCTAATCCAATTTTAGCAAAATAAAGCCTGAAAAAGATTAAGAAAATGAGAGATAAACTAGCACCCCAAAACAAAATTAATGCAAAGAAAATTAACCCCTATTTCTGATATATCCAATAGAGCAAATCAGCTGAATATTAAGCTACCATtagctttaaaaataattattaagtatatgcATTTGGTGGAATTAGAGGGCAATTAAGCATTTAATCAAAGGCACCATGGACTTTAACCAGCTGAAATTTTCAACTAAATAAGATAAAACTCAAAAgcaattgaaaataataataaattcaatcatACCTGACCCTCTgaataagaaatttaaaataaaataaaaaatcctttCTTGCAGCAATCGGACCTCATGCAATAAGTGAACTCTACTATAATTAACCATCATCATAGAGAAACATCAAAATTCAGCCAAACTAAAATTCTCCCGGAAAGGAAAAATAACAATTCCCTTCACCTGATTCGGTTTTACTCCAAAAAGGATTCCTTCAAACATAACATATAAAGGAACACAAATATTTATACATAGAACCAAAAGTAAttcagggaaagaaagaaaactaaCCCAGTTTCAGAAGGATGACCATTGCCACCTAAAGGGAGATCCACACCGATAGTAGAGAGAAGCCTACCATGACGACGGATATCATGAGCTCTCAATGCACTTAAATTCTTTCCGTGGCCTGCAAATTTACGTAATACATTTAAAGTCAACACGTTCCCAAAACAACCACAACCGAATTCACCCACCACCGTCACCGCAACAGTCACAACCACCAACGCTAATCTCCTTAGATCCATCATCTCTAACAATTACAAACAAtcacctctctctctctctctctctctctctctctctctctctctctctctctctctctttggcTCTACGAATTTCAAACTTAATTTCGTTATTGGTTTTTTTCGTTTTGCCTAgggtttttgttaaaatttagaAATCCAAAGAAGATTCAAAGAAGGTAGGAGAGAAAGACAACGAGGGAGAAGTGGGAGAGACGGAGACCAAAAttcatgaagaagaagaagaagaaggaggaggaggaggaggaggaggatagAAATGTGCGTTTTCAACGCCAAATGATGCGTCTTATTTGTAAAGCTGAAGCACGAGGAGTCTAAGGTATTTTTCTTGTATACTATGAAAACGTCGGTCGCTCATCTTCGTGTTTGcctcttccttttttcttttaattgttatttattaatgttataAGAACCAGAATTGCTCACATTCTCGATTAATAACTGTATAAAAGTAAAAAACACGAAATTCATAAGCGATTCCATTTATTCATcagtcaatttttttattttattttttattttttattatgtataaattataattatttgttaaatttataatttctaagTGTAATATAAgcgaaaaaaaattattatttgaatagaaaaattatttttcaaaaaataaataaaatttattttcggtTAATCGACTTCttcacaaaaataatttttggtatGAATATTTTTGGACTAATTGGTAAGagatttctcttattttttttgtgttaaaaggaaataaacaaaGAGGGTTTGCAAAAGAATTAACCTTATTTAAGGTTTGTgctttttcaaaattcaacctaAAGAGAAATTTACATATCAAGCCCCTAAATATTATAATTGATCACATTTTAATCTAATGTGGCCAATATATCAAACGGTACCTGTCGAACACTGTAACAGTGTTGAACTTTTATTATGTAtttgttcttaaatttttaactaattatcaatattttcttttatattttaatccattattttagatttattttcattataaatttGAAAAGGGTTTGActttcatttaaatatttttttggatattttagataattaattaataaagcgataaatatcaaaactatatatGAACtatagtttaatgtgtaattgcatacataaattttaattttgtgctATTTtagacataatttttttatttgatctaatttttgtaaattattaacacaattatggatatagcatcattttatatatattacatatataaatgattacatttatctaatataaaaataaattaatatatttattttttttagaaaatataaactAGAAAATGCATTTattttcatttagaaattttaatttcacGAAAATCATGAAGGAAGTTAAAATTAACCAAATAACGGGGaaagtatattataataattgtaaaatgcGTTTTTTTATTTTGGCTCTTCCCAGCTCTACAAGACTTCTTTGCTTCACGTTTTCTTGACTTTTATTTCCTTTTgattcctttcctttacatatgTGCTTTGCCAAGAACTACTTTTCAAGTCATCTCTTTAGGGGTGCCTACCCTTTTTGGaggatcaatttttaaaatattgatatttatattatttgaatttttttaataagatatttttaataatggtttaaatctctcaaatttctctatactcttctcaaatttaaatttaaatttttattctttaattttgaaatattgaattccagtatttttttatttaaaaattttttatttgtcatttaAGTTAATGATGTTAAAAGTAAAACAATATTTTTAGCCTTCAAtattcatagttttttttttgtcaatgtgGTCACTATCCTTTAgtagtacatatatatttttaaaaataatttaaaaattattttttcacattttaaataaaaccataaaaattaaaagttatattttttaaaaaataaaaataattttaaaaaaattaaaaaaatttaaaatttattgttttctAAATCAAACCAGATCGATCAATTGGATCGAGAATCGACTGAGATATCAATCCAATGAGAAGTAAAAATACTAGTTGACCTGTAAACCAATACAAACTAGTTGAACTAAGTTAAAAGATCGATTTCACCAATAATTGAACCTATTTCAACTGGATTGATCAATTGGCTCCCTGAATGATCGATTC
The sequence above is drawn from the Gossypium hirsutum isolate 1008001.06 chromosome A05, Gossypium_hirsutum_v2.1, whole genome shotgun sequence genome and encodes:
- the LOC107960894 gene encoding aspartic proteinase 36 isoform X1, with the protein product MMDLRRLALVVVTVAVTVVGEFGCGCFGNVLTLNVLRKFAGHGKNLSALRAHDIRRHGRLLSTIGVDLPLGGNGHPSETGLYFAKIGLGNPSKDYYVQVDTGSDILWVNCAGCDKCPTKSDLGLGLTLYDPKKSSTSSLVYCDQDFCTSTYDGPLPGCKPNLQCQYNVVYGDGSSTAGYFVKDNMKLEQVTGNLQSRSTNGTVVFGCGARQSGELGSSSEALDGILGFGQANSSIISQLAASGKVKKSFAHCLDNIEGGGIFAIGEVVSPKVKRTPMVQNQAHYNIVMKDIEVGGDLLRLPSDIFDSGDQKGTIVDSGTTLAYLPSSIYEPLMTKILSQQPALNLHTVEDQFTCFQFAGSVDSGFPVVKFHFEDSLVLTVFPHEYTFQIREDIWCFGWQNSGVQSKDGKDMILLGDLVLSNKLVIYDIENQNIGWTEYNCSSSVKVKDESSGAVYSVGAHDIGSASSLRIGGILTLLSIIIALLHSSIA
- the LOC107960894 gene encoding aspartic proteinase 36 isoform X2, producing MMDLRRLALVVVTVAVTVVGEFGCGCFGNVLTLNVLRKFAGHGKNLSALRAHDIRRHGRLLSTIGVDLPLGGNGHPSETGLYFAKIGLGNPSKDYYVQVDTGSDILWVNCAGCDKCPTKSDLGLGLTLYDPKKSSTSSLVYCDQDFCTSTYDGPLPGCKPNLQCQYNVVYGDGSSTAGYFVKDNMKLEQVTGNLQSRSTNGTVVFGCGARQSGELGSSSEALDGILGFGQANSSIISQLAASGKVKKSFAHCLDNIEGGGIFAIGEVVSPKVKRTPMVQNQAHYNIVMKDIEVGGDLLRLPSDIFDSGDQKGTIVDSGTTLAYLPSSIYEPLMTKILSQQPALNLHTVEDQFTCFQFAGSVDSGFPVVKFHFEDSLVLTVFPHEYTFQIRNANY